Proteins encoded by one window of Panicum virgatum strain AP13 chromosome 7N, P.virgatum_v5, whole genome shotgun sequence:
- the LOC120682807 gene encoding uncharacterized protein LOC120682807 isoform X4, translating into MMRSEVIEAGRLVNLWNEWGIQILVLVSFSLQVFLLVFGGIRRRSSSSILMFFLWSAYLLADSTAIYTLGHLSVDSRSDEHELVAFWAPFLLLHLGGPDNITAYALEDNTLWLRHLQTLAVQVLGAAYVIYEYIVRSGTLLLMASISMFVAGLLKYGERIWALKCGNISSIRNSISARKFKTNPYQLLTLGTSEEELLLGAHSQFDICKGVFADIIMAPSHLARSQSNSSKQSSVISYLGEDLYKLVEMELTLMYDFLYTKAAVIHTWYGFCIHFISLLGTATTFMLFQLSINSRGNGYSRVDVIISYVLLVGALVLEIISVCRALLSTWTCSLLHRRGRGWEWPLHVITSLGQRVHPASRRLWSGSIGQYNLFHLCTRNTNEIGSRLAMKLGLQDWWNKMHFSGTFSHSEILSIRDIKKLVLQALQDKERALQYKSTDSNSRGSFILKSMEAYDDFARWSVNIDFDESILVWHIATEVYIRKSKAKHAKELIEATEILSDYMMFLLVVKPNMLPGAARHNIHLTSCEQLEGQCRAFFGDKDNPVAPSPISWNPYCMFKELFHRDGPNCSRIPRREKLAEMAWSFSQFALVYLPCQFN; encoded by the exons ATGATGAGGAGCGAAGTAATAGAAGCTGGAAGGCTAGTGAACCTGTGGAATGAATGGGGGATACAAATCCTGGTCCTTGTAAGCTTCTCGTTGCAAGTATTCCTCCTTGTCTTTGGAGGGATCCGCAGACGTAGCTCCTCCAGCATTCTGATGTTCTTCCTCTGGTCGGCATATCTGTTGGCCGACTCCACGGCGATATACACCCTGGGCCATCTATCAGTGGACAGCAGGTCAGATGAGCACGAGCTGGTAGCATTCTGGGCACCGTTCCTCCTGCTGCACCTCGGTGGCCCGGACAACATCACAGCATATGCGCTCGAAGATAACACGCTCTGGCTGCGCCACCTACAAACTCTTGCTGTGCAGGTCCTAGGAGCCGCTTATGTAATATACGAGTACATCGTCCGCAGCGGGACCTTGCTTCTGATGGCATCTATCTCCATGTTTGTTGCTGGTCTTCTCAAATATGGTGAGAGGATATGGGCGCTCAAGTGTGGCAACATTAGCAGCATCCGCAATAGCATCAGCGCCCGAAAGTTCAAGACTAACCCTTATCAGCTATTAACTTTGGGTACCAGTGAAGAGGAATTACTGCTTGGAGCCCACTCCCAATTCGATATCTGCAAAGGTGTCTTCGCTGATATCATAATGGCACCCAGTCACTTGGCCCGTTCACAATCTAATTCTTCTAAACAAAGTTCTGTAATATCTTATTTGGGAGAGGATCTATACAAATTGGTCGAGATGGAGCTGACTCTGATGTATGACTTCCTCTACACCAAGGCGGCGGTAATCCACACATGGTATGGCTTCTGCATCCATTTCATTTCGCTGCTTGGCACAGCCACCACGTTTATGTTGTTTCAGCTCAGTATAAACAGTAGAGGAAATGGGTACAGCAGAGTGGATGTGATTATCAGTTATGTTTTATTGGTTGGGGCTTTGGTCCTGGAAATCATATCCGTGTGCAGGGCTCTACTATCCACCTGGACATGTTCTTTATTGCACCGCAGGGGCAGGGGATGGGAGTGGCCTCTCCATGTTATCACTTCCCTTGGTCAGCGTGTCCACCCGGCAAGTAGGAGACTCTGGTCAGGCTCCATTGGTCAGTACAATTTGTTCCACTTGTGCACCCGCAACACGAATGAAATAGGGAGCAGACTAGCAATGAAATTAGGGCTCCAGGACTGGTGGAacaagatgcacttctcgggcaCTTTCTCACACAGTGAAATTTTGTCAATACGAGATATCAAGAAATTGGTTTTGCAAGCATTGCAAGACAAGGAACGAGCACTGCAATACAAAAGTACTGATTCGAACTCACGGGGCAGCTTTATACTTAAAAGTATGGAAGCCTATGACGACTTTGCTCGCTGGAGTGTCAACATCGACTTTGACGAGAGCATCCTTGTTTGGCACATTGCAACCGAGGTGTACATCCGGAAATCCAAGGCCAAACATGCAAAAGAGCTCATTGAGGCTACCGAGATACTGTCCGATTACATGATGTTCCTGTTGGTGGTAAAACCCAACATGCTGCCTGGCGCTGCACGGCACAACATACATCTCACCTCCTGTGAACAACTAGAAGGACAATGCCGTGCGTTCTTTGGTGATAAGGACAACCCAGTGGCGCCATCTCCCATAAGCTGGAACCCGTACTGTATGTTTAAAGAATTGTTCCACCGTGATGGCCCTAATTGCTCCAGGATCCCACGGAGGGAGAAGCTTGCAGAGATGGCGTGGAGTTTCTCCCAATTTGCACTG GTATACCTTCCATGCCAATTCAACTGA
- the LOC120682807 gene encoding uncharacterized protein LOC120682807 isoform X2, with the protein MMRSEVIEAGRLVNLWNEWGIQILVLVSFSLQVFLLVFGGIRRRSSSSILMFFLWSAYLLADSTAIYTLGHLSVDSRSDEHELVAFWAPFLLLHLGGPDNITAYALEDNTLWLRHLQTLAVQVLGAAYVIYEYIVRSGTLLLMASISMFVAGLLKYGERIWALKCGNISSIRNSISARKFKTNPYQLLTLGTSEEELLLGAHSQFDICKGVFADIIMAPSHLARSQSNSSKQSSVISYLGEDLYKLVEMELTLMYDFLYTKAAVIHTWALLSTWTCSLLHRRGRGWEWPLHVITSLGQRVHPASRRLWSGSIGQYNLFHLCTRNTNEIGSRLAMKLGLQDWWNKMHFSGTFSHSEILSIRDIKKLVLQALQDKERALQYKSTDSNSRGSFILKSMEAYDDFARWSVNIDFDESILVWHIATEVYIRKSKAKHAKELIEATEILSDYMMFLLVVKPNMLPGAARHNIHLTSCEQLEGQCRAFFGDKDNPVAPSPISWNPYCMFKELFHRDGPNCSRIPRREKLAEMAWSFSQFALGSVRAPNPHGDSIRDSANMYAILLANELLSIELRWQGQRDPLELILGVWVEMLLYAANHCSQESHARQLSNGCEFITIVSLLAHHFKYYSGVSRGTEDGGGNSPTGGLDKFASFTPETAPRSSGKTEN; encoded by the exons ATGATGAGGAGCGAAGTAATAGAAGCTGGAAGGCTAGTGAACCTGTGGAATGAATGGGGGATACAAATCCTGGTCCTTGTAAGCTTCTCGTTGCAAGTATTCCTCCTTGTCTTTGGAGGGATCCGCAGACGTAGCTCCTCCAGCATTCTGATGTTCTTCCTCTGGTCGGCATATCTGTTGGCCGACTCCACGGCGATATACACCCTGGGCCATCTATCAGTGGACAGCAGGTCAGATGAGCACGAGCTGGTAGCATTCTGGGCACCGTTCCTCCTGCTGCACCTCGGTGGCCCGGACAACATCACAGCATATGCGCTCGAAGATAACACGCTCTGGCTGCGCCACCTACAAACTCTTGCTGTGCAGGTCCTAGGAGCCGCTTATGTAATATACGAGTACATCGTCCGCAGCGGGACCTTGCTTCTGATGGCATCTATCTCCATGTTTGTTGCTGGTCTTCTCAAATATGGTGAGAGGATATGGGCGCTCAAGTGTGGCAACATTAGCAGCATCCGCAATAGCATCAGCGCCCGAAAGTTCAAGACTAACCCTTATCAGCTATTAACTTTGGGTACCAGTGAAGAGGAATTACTGCTTGGAGCCCACTCCCAATTCGATATCTGCAAAGGTGTCTTCGCTGATATCATAATGGCACCCAGTCACTTGGCCCGTTCACAATCTAATTCTTCTAAACAAAGTTCTGTAATATCTTATTTGGGAGAGGATCTATACAAATTGGTCGAGATGGAGCTGACTCTGATGTATGACTTCCTCTACACCAAGGCGGCGGTAATCCACACATG GGCTCTACTATCCACCTGGACATGTTCTTTATTGCACCGCAGGGGCAGGGGATGGGAGTGGCCTCTCCATGTTATCACTTCCCTTGGTCAGCGTGTCCACCCGGCAAGTAGGAGACTCTGGTCAGGCTCCATTGGTCAGTACAATTTGTTCCACTTGTGCACCCGCAACACGAATGAAATAGGGAGCAGACTAGCAATGAAATTAGGGCTCCAGGACTGGTGGAacaagatgcacttctcgggcaCTTTCTCACACAGTGAAATTTTGTCAATACGAGATATCAAGAAATTGGTTTTGCAAGCATTGCAAGACAAGGAACGAGCACTGCAATACAAAAGTACTGATTCGAACTCACGGGGCAGCTTTATACTTAAAAGTATGGAAGCCTATGACGACTTTGCTCGCTGGAGTGTCAACATCGACTTTGACGAGAGCATCCTTGTTTGGCACATTGCAACCGAGGTGTACATCCGGAAATCCAAGGCCAAACATGCAAAAGAGCTCATTGAGGCTACCGAGATACTGTCCGATTACATGATGTTCCTGTTGGTGGTAAAACCCAACATGCTGCCTGGCGCTGCACGGCACAACATACATCTCACCTCCTGTGAACAACTAGAAGGACAATGCCGTGCGTTCTTTGGTGATAAGGACAACCCAGTGGCGCCATCTCCCATAAGCTGGAACCCGTACTGTATGTTTAAAGAATTGTTCCACCGTGATGGCCCTAATTGCTCCAGGATCCCACGGAGGGAGAAGCTTGCAGAGATGGCGTGGAGTTTCTCCCAATTTGCACTG GGATCAGTAAGGGCACCAAATCCACATGGGGATTCCATCCGCGACAGTGCTAATATGTACGCAATCTTGCTCGCCAACGAGCTTCTGAGCATAGAGTTGCGCTGGCAAGGGCAGCGTGATCCTTTGGAACTGATCTTGGGGGTGTGGGTGGAGATGCTGTTGTATGCCGCGAACCATTGCAGCCAAGAGTCCCATGCCAGGCAGCTCAGCAACGGGTGTGAGTTCATTACCATCGTGTCGTTACTAGCACACCACTTCAAGTATTACTCAGGAGTCTCCAGAGGCACCGAAGACGGTGGTGGAAATAGCCCCACAGGCGGTTTAGATAAATTTGCATCATTTACACCTGAAACGGCCCCTCGTTCTTCAGGGAAAACTGAGAATTGA
- the LOC120682807 gene encoding uncharacterized protein LOC120682807 isoform X3: MMRSEVIEAGRLVNLWNEWGIQILVLVSFSLQVFLLVFGGIRRRSSSSILMFFLWSAYLLADSTAIYTLGHLSVDSRSDEHELVAFWAPFLLLHLGGPDNITAYALEDNTLWLRHLQTLAVQVLGAAYVIYEYIVRSGTLLLMASISMFVAGLLKYGERIWALKCGNISSIRNSISARKFKTNPYQLLTLGTSEEELLLGAHSQFDICKGVFADIIMAPSHLARSQSNSSKQSSVISYLGEDLYKLVEMELTLMYDFLYTKAAVIHTWYGFCIHFISLLGTATTFMLFQLSINSRGNGYSRVDVIISYVLLVGALVLEIISVCRALLSTWTCSLLHRRGRGWEWPLHVITSLGQRVHPASRRLWSGSIGQYNLFHLCTRNTNEIGSRLAMKLGLQDWWNKMHFSGTFSHSEILSIRDIKKLVLQALQDKERALQYKSTDSNSRGSFILKSMEAYDDFARWSVNIDFDESILVWHIATEVYIRKSKAKHAKELIEATEILSDYMMFLLVVKPNMLPGAARHNIHLTSCEQLEGQCRAFFGDKDNPVAPSPISWNPYCMFKELFHRDGPNCSRIPRREKLAEMAWSFSQFALVWAECGASSSFIFCLKSISPFLEKMTQALPHCLQFQFAGISKGTKSTWGFHPRQC; the protein is encoded by the exons ATGATGAGGAGCGAAGTAATAGAAGCTGGAAGGCTAGTGAACCTGTGGAATGAATGGGGGATACAAATCCTGGTCCTTGTAAGCTTCTCGTTGCAAGTATTCCTCCTTGTCTTTGGAGGGATCCGCAGACGTAGCTCCTCCAGCATTCTGATGTTCTTCCTCTGGTCGGCATATCTGTTGGCCGACTCCACGGCGATATACACCCTGGGCCATCTATCAGTGGACAGCAGGTCAGATGAGCACGAGCTGGTAGCATTCTGGGCACCGTTCCTCCTGCTGCACCTCGGTGGCCCGGACAACATCACAGCATATGCGCTCGAAGATAACACGCTCTGGCTGCGCCACCTACAAACTCTTGCTGTGCAGGTCCTAGGAGCCGCTTATGTAATATACGAGTACATCGTCCGCAGCGGGACCTTGCTTCTGATGGCATCTATCTCCATGTTTGTTGCTGGTCTTCTCAAATATGGTGAGAGGATATGGGCGCTCAAGTGTGGCAACATTAGCAGCATCCGCAATAGCATCAGCGCCCGAAAGTTCAAGACTAACCCTTATCAGCTATTAACTTTGGGTACCAGTGAAGAGGAATTACTGCTTGGAGCCCACTCCCAATTCGATATCTGCAAAGGTGTCTTCGCTGATATCATAATGGCACCCAGTCACTTGGCCCGTTCACAATCTAATTCTTCTAAACAAAGTTCTGTAATATCTTATTTGGGAGAGGATCTATACAAATTGGTCGAGATGGAGCTGACTCTGATGTATGACTTCCTCTACACCAAGGCGGCGGTAATCCACACATGGTATGGCTTCTGCATCCATTTCATTTCGCTGCTTGGCACAGCCACCACGTTTATGTTGTTTCAGCTCAGTATAAACAGTAGAGGAAATGGGTACAGCAGAGTGGATGTGATTATCAGTTATGTTTTATTGGTTGGGGCTTTGGTCCTGGAAATCATATCCGTGTGCAGGGCTCTACTATCCACCTGGACATGTTCTTTATTGCACCGCAGGGGCAGGGGATGGGAGTGGCCTCTCCATGTTATCACTTCCCTTGGTCAGCGTGTCCACCCGGCAAGTAGGAGACTCTGGTCAGGCTCCATTGGTCAGTACAATTTGTTCCACTTGTGCACCCGCAACACGAATGAAATAGGGAGCAGACTAGCAATGAAATTAGGGCTCCAGGACTGGTGGAacaagatgcacttctcgggcaCTTTCTCACACAGTGAAATTTTGTCAATACGAGATATCAAGAAATTGGTTTTGCAAGCATTGCAAGACAAGGAACGAGCACTGCAATACAAAAGTACTGATTCGAACTCACGGGGCAGCTTTATACTTAAAAGTATGGAAGCCTATGACGACTTTGCTCGCTGGAGTGTCAACATCGACTTTGACGAGAGCATCCTTGTTTGGCACATTGCAACCGAGGTGTACATCCGGAAATCCAAGGCCAAACATGCAAAAGAGCTCATTGAGGCTACCGAGATACTGTCCGATTACATGATGTTCCTGTTGGTGGTAAAACCCAACATGCTGCCTGGCGCTGCACGGCACAACATACATCTCACCTCCTGTGAACAACTAGAAGGACAATGCCGTGCGTTCTTTGGTGATAAGGACAACCCAGTGGCGCCATCTCCCATAAGCTGGAACCCGTACTGTATGTTTAAAGAATTGTTCCACCGTGATGGCCCTAATTGCTCCAGGATCCCACGGAGGGAGAAGCTTGCAGAGATGGCGTGGAGTTTCTCCCAATTTGCACTGGTATGGGCTGAGTGTGGGGCCTCAAGttcattcatattttgtttgaAATCTATTTCTCCATTCTTGGAAAAAATGACCCAAGCTCTGCCTCACTGTTTGCAATTTCAATTTGCAG GGATCAGTAAGGGCACCAAATCCACATGGGGATTCCATCCGCGACAGTGCTAA
- the LOC120682807 gene encoding uncharacterized protein LOC120682807 isoform X1, with protein sequence MMRSEVIEAGRLVNLWNEWGIQILVLVSFSLQVFLLVFGGIRRRSSSSILMFFLWSAYLLADSTAIYTLGHLSVDSRSDEHELVAFWAPFLLLHLGGPDNITAYALEDNTLWLRHLQTLAVQVLGAAYVIYEYIVRSGTLLLMASISMFVAGLLKYGERIWALKCGNISSIRNSISARKFKTNPYQLLTLGTSEEELLLGAHSQFDICKGVFADIIMAPSHLARSQSNSSKQSSVISYLGEDLYKLVEMELTLMYDFLYTKAAVIHTWYGFCIHFISLLGTATTFMLFQLSINSRGNGYSRVDVIISYVLLVGALVLEIISVCRALLSTWTCSLLHRRGRGWEWPLHVITSLGQRVHPASRRLWSGSIGQYNLFHLCTRNTNEIGSRLAMKLGLQDWWNKMHFSGTFSHSEILSIRDIKKLVLQALQDKERALQYKSTDSNSRGSFILKSMEAYDDFARWSVNIDFDESILVWHIATEVYIRKSKAKHAKELIEATEILSDYMMFLLVVKPNMLPGAARHNIHLTSCEQLEGQCRAFFGDKDNPVAPSPISWNPYCMFKELFHRDGPNCSRIPRREKLAEMAWSFSQFALGSVRAPNPHGDSIRDSANMYAILLANELLSIELRWQGQRDPLELILGVWVEMLLYAANHCSQESHARQLSNGCEFITIVSLLAHHFKYYSGVSRGTEDGGGNSPTGGLDKFASFTPETAPRSSGKTEN encoded by the exons ATGATGAGGAGCGAAGTAATAGAAGCTGGAAGGCTAGTGAACCTGTGGAATGAATGGGGGATACAAATCCTGGTCCTTGTAAGCTTCTCGTTGCAAGTATTCCTCCTTGTCTTTGGAGGGATCCGCAGACGTAGCTCCTCCAGCATTCTGATGTTCTTCCTCTGGTCGGCATATCTGTTGGCCGACTCCACGGCGATATACACCCTGGGCCATCTATCAGTGGACAGCAGGTCAGATGAGCACGAGCTGGTAGCATTCTGGGCACCGTTCCTCCTGCTGCACCTCGGTGGCCCGGACAACATCACAGCATATGCGCTCGAAGATAACACGCTCTGGCTGCGCCACCTACAAACTCTTGCTGTGCAGGTCCTAGGAGCCGCTTATGTAATATACGAGTACATCGTCCGCAGCGGGACCTTGCTTCTGATGGCATCTATCTCCATGTTTGTTGCTGGTCTTCTCAAATATGGTGAGAGGATATGGGCGCTCAAGTGTGGCAACATTAGCAGCATCCGCAATAGCATCAGCGCCCGAAAGTTCAAGACTAACCCTTATCAGCTATTAACTTTGGGTACCAGTGAAGAGGAATTACTGCTTGGAGCCCACTCCCAATTCGATATCTGCAAAGGTGTCTTCGCTGATATCATAATGGCACCCAGTCACTTGGCCCGTTCACAATCTAATTCTTCTAAACAAAGTTCTGTAATATCTTATTTGGGAGAGGATCTATACAAATTGGTCGAGATGGAGCTGACTCTGATGTATGACTTCCTCTACACCAAGGCGGCGGTAATCCACACATGGTATGGCTTCTGCATCCATTTCATTTCGCTGCTTGGCACAGCCACCACGTTTATGTTGTTTCAGCTCAGTATAAACAGTAGAGGAAATGGGTACAGCAGAGTGGATGTGATTATCAGTTATGTTTTATTGGTTGGGGCTTTGGTCCTGGAAATCATATCCGTGTGCAGGGCTCTACTATCCACCTGGACATGTTCTTTATTGCACCGCAGGGGCAGGGGATGGGAGTGGCCTCTCCATGTTATCACTTCCCTTGGTCAGCGTGTCCACCCGGCAAGTAGGAGACTCTGGTCAGGCTCCATTGGTCAGTACAATTTGTTCCACTTGTGCACCCGCAACACGAATGAAATAGGGAGCAGACTAGCAATGAAATTAGGGCTCCAGGACTGGTGGAacaagatgcacttctcgggcaCTTTCTCACACAGTGAAATTTTGTCAATACGAGATATCAAGAAATTGGTTTTGCAAGCATTGCAAGACAAGGAACGAGCACTGCAATACAAAAGTACTGATTCGAACTCACGGGGCAGCTTTATACTTAAAAGTATGGAAGCCTATGACGACTTTGCTCGCTGGAGTGTCAACATCGACTTTGACGAGAGCATCCTTGTTTGGCACATTGCAACCGAGGTGTACATCCGGAAATCCAAGGCCAAACATGCAAAAGAGCTCATTGAGGCTACCGAGATACTGTCCGATTACATGATGTTCCTGTTGGTGGTAAAACCCAACATGCTGCCTGGCGCTGCACGGCACAACATACATCTCACCTCCTGTGAACAACTAGAAGGACAATGCCGTGCGTTCTTTGGTGATAAGGACAACCCAGTGGCGCCATCTCCCATAAGCTGGAACCCGTACTGTATGTTTAAAGAATTGTTCCACCGTGATGGCCCTAATTGCTCCAGGATCCCACGGAGGGAGAAGCTTGCAGAGATGGCGTGGAGTTTCTCCCAATTTGCACTG GGATCAGTAAGGGCACCAAATCCACATGGGGATTCCATCCGCGACAGTGCTAATATGTACGCAATCTTGCTCGCCAACGAGCTTCTGAGCATAGAGTTGCGCTGGCAAGGGCAGCGTGATCCTTTGGAACTGATCTTGGGGGTGTGGGTGGAGATGCTGTTGTATGCCGCGAACCATTGCAGCCAAGAGTCCCATGCCAGGCAGCTCAGCAACGGGTGTGAGTTCATTACCATCGTGTCGTTACTAGCACACCACTTCAAGTATTACTCAGGAGTCTCCAGAGGCACCGAAGACGGTGGTGGAAATAGCCCCACAGGCGGTTTAGATAAATTTGCATCATTTACACCTGAAACGGCCCCTCGTTCTTCAGGGAAAACTGAGAATTGA
- the LOC120682352 gene encoding uncharacterized protein LOC120682352, giving the protein MVSLSTWFRYAAHKFEYSISLTWKKYNVGQINSTELTDAIWKNFFQGKLTFTHWTKGGEAMAPIVSPTGGALLVRKLANLSPTQVFVGDVVLLKDPEKSDDLIIRRLAALEGYEMVSSDEKDEPFVLEKDQCWVLADNQALKPKEARDSRLFGPVPMTDILGRVIYSLRTAVDHGLVENSGIAMNQDAPVLAVELDVEEMAKNNKT; this is encoded by the exons ATGGTTTCGCTGTCAACGTGGTTCCGCTACGCCGCCCACAAGTTCGAGTACTCCATCTCCCTCACATGGAAG AAATATAATGTCGGCCAGATCAACAGTACAGAGCTAACGGAtgcaatatggaaaaacttCTTCCAAGGCAAGCTCACCTTCACGCATTGGACCAAAGGGGGAGAAGCCATGGCTCCCATCGTATCTCCAACTGGAGGAGCCCTCCTTGTCAGAAAGCTCGCAAATTTAAGCCCCAC GCAAGTCTTTGTTGGGGACGTCGTCTTGTTAAAAGATCCAGAGAAATCTGATGATCTAATTATTCGACGGCTGGCTGCCCTAGAAGGCTATGAGATGGTCTCTAGTGATGAGAAGGATGAGCCATTTGTACTCGAGAAAGACCAATGCTGGGTCCTGGCAGACAACCAGGCCCTAAAGCCGAAG GAAGCTAGAGATAGCCGCTTGTTTGGACCTGTCCCTATGACTGACATCCTTGGCAGAGTGATATACTCTTTAAGAACAGCTGTTGATCATGGTCTGGTCGAGAACAG TGGCATTGCCATGAACCAGGATGCACCTGTACTGGCAGTGGAGCTTGATGTGGAAGAGATGGCAAAGAATAACAAGACGTAG